One genomic segment of [Phormidium] sp. ETS-05 includes these proteins:
- the aroC gene encoding chorismate synthase: protein MGNTFGHLFRVTTFGESHGGAVGVTIDGCPPKLEISAAEIQAELDRRRPGQSKITTPRQEADICEIVSGVFEGKTLGTPIAILVRNKDTRPQDYSEMASTYRPSHADATYEAKYGIRNWQGGGRASARETIGRVAAGAIAKKILFQVAGVEIIGYVKRIKDLEAKVSPDQVTLEQVESNIVRCPDQELATQMIQLIEQVGRGGDSLGGVVECAARNVPKGLGEPVFDKLEADLAKAVMSLPASKGFEIGSGFPGTYLTGSEHNDEFYIDDGGNVRTVTNRSGGIQGGISNGENIVIRVAFKPTATIRKEQRTVTSSGEETTLAAKGRHDPCVLPRAVPMVEAMVALVLCDHLLRQQGQCGTL, encoded by the coding sequence ATGGGCAATACTTTCGGGCACCTGTTCAGAGTTACCACCTTTGGAGAATCCCACGGCGGAGCCGTAGGGGTGACGATCGACGGTTGCCCGCCAAAACTGGAAATATCGGCAGCAGAAATTCAAGCCGAGCTGGACCGCCGCCGCCCGGGACAGAGTAAAATCACGACACCTCGCCAGGAAGCGGATATCTGCGAAATTGTCTCGGGGGTGTTTGAGGGCAAAACCCTGGGGACACCGATCGCGATTTTGGTACGCAATAAAGACACCCGCCCCCAAGACTACAGCGAAATGGCCTCCACCTATCGACCCTCCCACGCCGATGCCACTTATGAGGCGAAATATGGGATTAGAAACTGGCAGGGGGGAGGCAGGGCCTCGGCGCGGGAGACTATAGGCAGGGTGGCTGCAGGGGCGATCGCCAAAAAAATCCTGTTCCAAGTCGCTGGAGTCGAAATCATTGGCTACGTCAAACGCATCAAAGACTTAGAAGCCAAAGTATCTCCTGATCAAGTCACCCTAGAACAAGTAGAAAGCAACATTGTCCGCTGTCCCGATCAGGAACTTGCCACACAGATGATCCAACTCATCGAACAAGTGGGTAGAGGTGGTGACTCTCTTGGTGGCGTCGTCGAATGCGCGGCTCGCAACGTACCCAAAGGGTTGGGAGAGCCCGTATTTGATAAATTAGAAGCCGATTTGGCCAAAGCCGTGATGTCCCTACCGGCATCCAAAGGTTTTGAAATTGGCTCCGGCTTCCCTGGCACCTATCTGACCGGTAGCGAACACAACGATGAATTCTACATCGACGACGGGGGCAATGTCCGCACCGTCACCAACCGCTCCGGTGGGATTCAAGGCGGCATCAGTAACGGAGAAAATATCGTCATCCGGGTAGCTTTTAAACCAACTGCTACAATTCGGAAAGAGCAGCGCACGGTGACTAGCTCCGGGGAAGAAACCACCCTAGCAGCCAAAGGACGGCACGACCCCTGTGTTTTACCCAGAGCCGTGCCAATGGTAGAGGCAATGGTTGCCCTGGTACTATGCGATCATCTGTTGCGCCAACAGGGTCAATGCGGTACTTTGTAA